The Drosophila teissieri strain GT53w chromosome X, Prin_Dtei_1.1, whole genome shotgun sequence genome has a segment encoding these proteins:
- the LOC122624828 gene encoding glutamic acid-rich protein, with amino-acid sequence MIAWISISAAIVLILCPPHTSSRSYSNGLIFYELRTHRPYLPPTVSVSRGRNLASVKYSEKGSIWSTFGQPCECSGPTCGCCAGLKVDQYRFDQKVCANVSFVPHLEEAQLEVFLNGRPSSKYGISVRNPAPFCIPVMMGVPMAMCVQMTDVKVVGNNLNMCMDFVVRMATTDLFEMHFQCMQMGLDGLQYVDKNGKPVLPVGDGQSDDPEEYEYAELEDQPEDYPYREDVKDVEDQSQGYQPENNQQQKNTTLATDQVEEDDMEENQSMGYQPLINNQVQKIEPPLNLEEVSYLPQRNQTLSEPAKQDQLEEEQPGYQTLGQIKVEYQTEEKPAEKLPEIQQPTEDTLDEEEPTGYQPPIAMDPPHKAQEEQQPAEDHQEEEEEEEDEKEEEKTSESEGDHQEDEEADDVEPLPIESEMLMASDPAEEATPAEEAEETPAEDAKETAAEAAEKEKETEKETETEQETPDNDNGYGESGPRPSQVIETITNSIKATEAPTTTTPTTTTTTPTTTAATTKIPTTTTTTKIPTTATTFNKPNIGIDDTNNGEKTVEAEGEKTVEETEEEKEEGETSEEGEAEDGEEDATTVAVEMENDSDNEINVDDDEEGDDEVEKKNRVKEPPSQVIKGEKKQEEGAAEKVEEGAQKGEKEQEKEPEKETEKEPTKEVKASHEEKVNPKDTASEEDEGKDKEAGEEGEDGNEEEEGDEDDEEEEEEEEEDDAKEEGEKDAAKESAEAAKPEESAVKIDEHANGYENAYVNPNANENAYANANENENANENAYGNAYATPAAKSLSRRRRLRTRPLPRPLRKHH; translated from the exons ATGATCGCCTGGATTTCCATAAGTGCGGCCATCGTGCTGATCCTGTGCCCCCCGCACACCTCCTCGCGCAGCTACAGCAACGGCCTGATCTTCTACGAGCTGCGCACCCATCGACCCTACCTCCCGCCCACGGTCAGCGTGTCCAGGGGCCGCAACCTGGCCAGCGTCAAGTACTCCGAGAAGGGCTCCATCTGGTCCACCTTCGGCCAGCCCTGCGAGTGCAGCGGACCCACCTGCGGCTGCTGCGCCGGCCTCAAGGTCGATCAGTACCGATTCGATCAGAAAG TGTGCGCCAACGTGAGCTTCGTGCCGCATCTGGAGGAGGCCCAACTGGAGGTCTTTCTGAATGGCAGACCCTCCTCGAAGTACGGAATCTCGGTGCGCAATCCGGCGCCCTTCTGCATTCCCGTCATGATGGGTGTGCCGATGGCCATGTGCGTCCAAATGACCGACGTCAAGGTGGTGGGCAACAATCTGAACATGTGCATGGACTTTGTGGTCCGGATGGCCACCACCGATCTCTTCGAGATGCATTTCCAGTGCATGCAAATGGGTCTGGATGGCCTGCAGTATGTGGACAAGAATGGCAAGCCCGTGCTGCCGGTCGGCGATGGCCAGAGCGACGATCCGGAGGAGTACGAGTACGCCGAGCTGGAGGATCAGCCGGAAGACTATCCCTATCGAGAGGATGTCAAGGATGTGGAGGATCAATCGCAGGGCTATCAGCCAGAGAACAATCAGCAGCAAAAGAATACAACACTGGCCACTGATCAGGTGGAGGAGGATGACATGGAGGAGAATCAATCGATGGGCTATCAGCCTCTCATCAATAACCAAGTCCAGAAGATTGAGCCTCCTTTAAATCTAGAGGAAGTGAGCTACCTACCTCAGAGGAATCAAACCCTTAGCGAGCCAGCTAAACAGGATCAGCTGGAGGAAGAACAACCAGGCTATCAGACACTGGGTCAAATTAAGGTCGAGTACCAAACTGAAGAAAAGCCTGCGGAAAAGCTGCCGGAGATCCAACAACCTACAGAAGACACGTTGGATGAAGAGGAACCAACGGGCTATCAGCCACCGATTGCGATGGATCCCCCGCACAAAGCTCAAGAAGAACAGCAACCTGCCGAGGATCACcaagaagaggaggaggaggaggaagatgagaaggaggaggagaagacTTCGGAGAGCGAAGGAGATCATCAGGAGGACGAAGAAGCCGATGATGTGGAGCCTCTGCCAATCGAAAGTGAAATGCTAATGGCCAGCGATCCGGCAGAAGAAGCAACTCCCGCAGAAGAAGCCGAAGAAACGCCAGCTGAAGacgcgaaagagacggcagcAGAGGCGGcggagaaagagaaagagacggagaaagagacagagacgGAGCAAGAGACACCTGACAATGACAATGGTTATGGCGAGAGTGGCCCGAGGCCAAGTCAGGTAATTGAAACAATTACCAATTCAATAAAAGCCACTGAGGcgcccacaacaacaacaccaacaaccacaacaacaacaccaacaaccacagcagcaacaacgaaaataccaacaacaaccacaacgacAAAAATACCGACAACAGCAACGACATTTAACAAGCCAAACATTGGTATTGATGACACAAACAATGGGGAGAAGACAGTAGAAGCAGAGGGTGAGAAGACAGTGGAAGAGACGGAAGAAGAGAAAGAGGAGGGGGAGACATCTGAAGAAGGGGAGGCAGAAGACGGCGAAGAAGACGCGACAACAGTGGCtgttgaaatggaaaacgatAGTGATAATGAGATAAACGTGGACGATGATGAAGAAGGTGATGATGAAGTGGAGAAAAAAAACCGGGTGAAGGAACCCCCAAGCCAGGTGATCAAGGGGGAGAAGAAACAGGAAGAGGGAGCGGCAGAAAAGGTCGAGGAGGGCGCGCAGAAGGGGGAGAAAGAGCAGGAGAAAGAGccggagaaagagacggagaaAGAGCCGACGAAAGAGGTGAAGGCAAGTCATGAGGAAAAGGTCAATCCGAAAGACACAGCATCTGAAGAAGATGAAGGAAAGGATaaagaagcaggagaagaagGGGAGGATGGcaatgaagaagaagagggagacgaagacgacgaggaggaagaggaagaagaagaggaggacgATGCAAAGGAAGAAGGCGAGAAAGACGCTGCAAAGGAATCTGCTGAAGCAGCAAAGCCCGAAGAAAGCGCTGTGAAAATTGATGAACATGCCAACGGCTATGAAAATGCCTATGTAAATccgaatgcaaatgaaaatgcctatgcaaatgcgaatgaaaatgaaaatgcgaaTGAAAATGCATATGGAAATGCATatgcgacgccggcagcgaaGTCGTTGTCCCGACGCCGCCGACTGCGCACccgcccactgccacgccccctgagGAAACACCATTAG